In the genome of Carnobacterium viridans, one region contains:
- the fabG gene encoding 3-oxoacyl-[acyl-carrier-protein] reductase codes for MTLKNQTVIVTGSSRGIGKAVAIEFAKAGANVVLNGRKPISEELISEIEGYGVKTHTILGDVSDFDFAKQLIEEAKEVFGSVDILVNNAGITNDMLLMRMSEEDFDQTISVNLKGTFNTIRHASKVMLKQKSGTIINMASVVGLVGNVGQANYAASKAGVVGLTKSAARELAARGITVNAIAPGFIDTEMTDVLSDKMKEQAVSQIPLKHLGNVEDVARTAVFLSENKYITGQVINVDGGMVMNG; via the coding sequence ATGACTTTAAAAAATCAAACCGTTATTGTTACAGGTAGTTCAAGAGGTATTGGAAAAGCTGTGGCTATAGAATTTGCAAAGGCTGGAGCAAACGTTGTATTAAATGGACGCAAACCTATCTCTGAAGAATTGATTAGCGAAATTGAAGGTTACGGTGTTAAAACGCATACTATTTTAGGTGACGTCAGTGATTTTGATTTTGCTAAACAACTGATTGAAGAAGCAAAAGAAGTTTTTGGAAGCGTTGATATCTTAGTAAACAATGCTGGTATCACAAACGATATGCTTTTAATGAGAATGTCAGAAGAAGACTTTGACCAAACGATTTCTGTTAACTTAAAAGGAACATTTAATACGATTCGTCATGCATCAAAAGTTATGTTAAAACAAAAAAGCGGAACGATTATTAACATGGCAAGCGTAGTTGGACTTGTTGGAAACGTTGGACAAGCAAACTATGCTGCAAGTAAAGCTGGTGTTGTAGGGTTAACAAAATCTGCTGCAAGAGAATTAGCTGCTAGAGGAATTACCGTAAATGCTATCGCTCCAGGTTTTATTGACACGGAAATGACCGATGTATTATCTGATAAGATGAAGGAACAAGCGGTTAGTCAGATACCTTTGAAACATTTAGGCAACGTAGAAGATGTTGCGAGAACAGCAGTGTTCTTAAGTGAAAATAAATACATTACAGGTCAAGTCATCAATGTAGATGGCGGAATGGTTATGAATGGTTAA
- the fabD gene encoding ACP S-malonyltransferase, whose amino-acid sequence MKTAFVYSGQGAQYFGMGQDLYEKYSVVREVFDQAEQSLNIDMAELCFKENDLLNQTTYTQPAILTVSLAIDALLKEKGIHPDVVAGLSLGEYSAFVKANVLSFEDAVKLVKKRGQYMTDAVPLGKGAMSAIMGSDRQTILESCNEASVLGIVSPANYNMPGQIAIAGLKAAVEKAGELLLERGAKRVVPLQVSGPFHTQLLEPASIQLEEALKSVSIHDSVLPVISNTIAKVFEDKEQIKTMMVKQVMSPVYWEDSIRTMIDMGVDTFIEIGPGKTLSSFIKKIDKTVTILNVENENSLEKTLAKLAELNAPA is encoded by the coding sequence ATGAAAACTGCCTTTGTGTATAGTGGACAAGGCGCTCAATACTTTGGTATGGGGCAAGACTTGTATGAAAAGTATAGTGTCGTTCGAGAAGTTTTTGATCAAGCTGAACAATCTTTAAATATCGATATGGCTGAGCTGTGCTTTAAAGAAAATGACTTGCTGAATCAAACAACTTATACTCAACCTGCTATCCTTACTGTAAGTTTGGCTATTGATGCATTGTTAAAAGAAAAAGGAATCCATCCTGATGTTGTAGCTGGTTTAAGTCTAGGAGAGTACAGCGCGTTTGTAAAAGCAAATGTCCTATCTTTTGAAGATGCCGTTAAGTTGGTTAAAAAAAGAGGGCAATACATGACTGATGCTGTTCCACTCGGTAAAGGTGCGATGAGTGCCATCATGGGATCGGATCGACAAACTATTCTTGAATCTTGTAATGAAGCGAGTGTGCTTGGTATTGTTTCTCCTGCTAACTATAATATGCCTGGACAGATCGCTATTGCTGGTCTTAAAGCAGCTGTAGAAAAGGCAGGAGAACTTCTTCTTGAAAGAGGAGCGAAACGAGTGGTTCCTTTACAAGTCAGTGGACCTTTTCATACACAGCTATTAGAGCCTGCCTCGATTCAGTTGGAAGAAGCGCTTAAATCCGTTTCGATTCATGATTCTGTACTGCCTGTCATTAGCAACACCATTGCTAAAGTTTTTGAAGATAAAGAGCAAATAAAAACAATGATGGTGAAACAAGTGATGTCTCCTGTTTACTGGGAAGACAGTATAAGAACGATGATTGATATGGGCGTTGATACCTTTATTGAAATAGGACCTGGTAAGACATTAAGTAGCTTTATTAAGAAAATCGATAAAACAGTGACTATTTTAAACGTTGAAAACGAAAACTCTTTAGAAAAAACGCTAGCTAAACTGGCTGAGCTGAACGCTCCAGCCTAG
- the fabK gene encoding enoyl-[acyl-carrier-protein] reductase FabK, translating to MQSELIEKLGIKYPIIQGAMSWVANPSLVSAVSNAGGLGILACGYASGEIVRELIRETKSLTDKPFGINVLLTSPNVDDVVKVVCEEHIKVVTTGAGSPGRYMNQFKDAGTVVIPVVASVALARRMVNEGADAIICEGMEAGGHIGKTTTMNLVPQVVDSVSVPVIAAGGIADGRGVAAAFMLGASAVQLGTRFVVAYESTVHQNFKDAILKAKDIDTVVTGQITGHPVRVLRNKLTRQYLKVEKDITSDEKPDFNRLEELGKGALKRAVIDGDKETGSFMSGQSAGLVNKEQSSHEIIQELMHEYQEVIKEQANLILK from the coding sequence ATGCAGTCTGAATTAATTGAAAAACTTGGAATTAAATACCCTATTATACAAGGCGCAATGTCTTGGGTTGCTAATCCTAGTTTAGTGAGTGCAGTTTCAAATGCTGGCGGTCTAGGAATATTGGCTTGTGGATATGCTTCAGGTGAAATTGTGCGAGAACTGATTAGAGAAACAAAAAGTTTAACAGACAAACCTTTCGGTATCAACGTACTATTAACATCACCTAACGTAGATGATGTTGTAAAAGTTGTTTGTGAAGAACACATAAAAGTTGTAACGACTGGTGCTGGTAGCCCTGGAAGATATATGAATCAATTTAAAGATGCGGGTACAGTAGTTATTCCAGTAGTTGCTTCAGTTGCTTTAGCACGACGCATGGTAAATGAAGGAGCAGATGCAATTATTTGTGAAGGTATGGAAGCTGGTGGTCATATTGGTAAAACGACGACCATGAACTTAGTACCACAAGTGGTTGACAGTGTCTCTGTACCAGTTATTGCAGCAGGAGGTATTGCTGATGGACGAGGTGTTGCAGCTGCATTTATGTTAGGCGCTTCAGCTGTCCAATTAGGAACACGTTTTGTTGTTGCATATGAAAGTACTGTTCATCAAAACTTTAAAGATGCCATATTAAAAGCAAAAGATATTGATACTGTAGTTACTGGTCAAATCACTGGTCATCCAGTACGTGTCCTACGCAACAAATTAACTCGTCAATACTTAAAAGTTGAAAAAGACATCACAAGTGATGAAAAACCAGATTTCAATCGTTTAGAAGAACTTGGAAAAGGTGCTTTGAAACGAGCTGTCATAGATGGCGATAAGGAAACTGGATCATTTATGTCTGGTCAAAGTGCTGGATTAGTTAATAAAGAACAAAGTAGTCATGAAATCATCCAAGAATTAATGCATGAATATCAAGAAGTAATAAAAGAACAAGCCAACCTCATTTTAAAATAA
- a CDS encoding acyl carrier protein, which translates to MTFEKIQAIIVDQLDKEEEEVQLETNFREDLEADSLDLFQIINDIEDEFDIKIESEEGLTTVQDIVTFVEVELAKK; encoded by the coding sequence ATGACATTCGAAAAAATTCAAGCAATCATCGTGGACCAATTAGACAAAGAGGAAGAAGAAGTACAATTAGAAACAAACTTCCGTGAAGATTTAGAAGCAGACAGCTTAGACTTATTCCAAATTATCAATGATATTGAAGACGAATTTGATATTAAAATTGAATCTGAAGAAGGTTTAACAACTGTTCAAGATATCGTAACTTTTGTTGAAGTTGAATTAGCTAAAAAATAA
- a CDS encoding beta-ketoacyl-ACP synthase III: MKAKIMGAGSYVPHKVVSNAMLEKMMDTNDEWIRTRTGIETRHISEGENTSVLCGKAAMDILEKTGISAKEIDFIIVATMTPDGLSPSTACLVQDYIGAKPIMAFDVNAACSGFIYALSIGEKLIQSGTFQYGLILGGEVMSKIIDWQDRSTAVLFGDGAGGILLSATETENSFLGEDIHSDGSRGESLTAGSHLVTNFHTKENLENRFLQMDGRSIFDFAIRSVPESIRTVVESSNYTLGEVDCIVAHQANYRILQAIAKKLKIPVELFATNIAKYGNTSAASIPILLDELLTNGDLVLGSKKKIVLTGFGGGLTWGSMLIQL; encoded by the coding sequence ATGAAGGCAAAAATTATGGGTGCTGGAAGTTATGTTCCACATAAAGTAGTTTCAAATGCGATGCTAGAAAAAATGATGGATACCAATGATGAATGGATTAGAACTCGTACAGGCATAGAAACGCGTCACATTAGTGAGGGTGAAAATACTTCAGTACTTTGTGGTAAAGCCGCAATGGACATTCTTGAAAAAACAGGTATTTCTGCTAAAGAAATAGATTTTATTATTGTAGCGACAATGACCCCAGATGGGTTAAGTCCTTCAACTGCTTGTTTAGTACAAGATTATATAGGCGCAAAACCTATCATGGCTTTTGACGTGAATGCAGCATGTTCTGGTTTCATTTATGCTTTATCGATCGGTGAGAAGTTGATTCAAAGCGGTACTTTCCAATATGGATTAATTCTTGGCGGAGAAGTCATGTCAAAAATTATTGATTGGCAGGATCGAAGTACAGCAGTTCTGTTCGGTGATGGTGCTGGAGGCATATTGCTAAGCGCAACGGAAACAGAAAACAGCTTTTTAGGAGAAGATATCCATTCAGACGGAAGTCGTGGTGAGTCTCTTACAGCTGGCAGTCACTTGGTTACAAATTTCCATACAAAAGAAAATCTTGAAAATAGATTTCTTCAAATGGACGGAAGATCAATTTTCGATTTTGCTATTCGAAGTGTTCCTGAAAGTATTCGAACGGTTGTAGAATCTTCCAATTATACTCTTGGAGAGGTAGACTGTATTGTTGCTCATCAAGCAAATTACCGTATTTTACAAGCTATTGCAAAAAAACTAAAAATACCAGTTGAACTATTCGCAACAAATATTGCTAAATATGGCAATACTTCTGCTGCAAGTATTCCAATCTTGTTAGATGAACTTTTGACAAATGGAGATTTGGTTTTGGGAAGCAAGAAAAAAATCGTTCTTACTGGATTTGGTGGAGGACTCACATGGGGCTCCATGCTTATTCAACTTTAA
- the fabT gene encoding fatty acid biosynthesis transcriptional regulator FabT: MDELIPEINSYLVTIFNEILIIEEGALQSSTFKDISIKEMHTIEAIGMYGVHTTTEVSKKLSVTVGTLTVSVNNLVKKGYVERIRNDNDRRVVKLGLTKKGRLLYRLHDKFHRDMVKETLEGLNREDAEMLIKGLENLHIFLDRTKNNL, translated from the coding sequence GTGGACGAATTAATTCCTGAAATTAATTCTTACTTGGTAACAATATTTAATGAAATTCTGATAATTGAAGAAGGTGCTCTTCAAAGCAGCACATTTAAAGATATCTCAATAAAAGAAATGCATACGATTGAAGCTATTGGCATGTATGGTGTTCATACGACAACGGAAGTTTCAAAAAAACTTTCGGTTACTGTAGGGACATTAACCGTTTCTGTTAATAACTTAGTGAAAAAAGGATACGTTGAACGCATACGAAATGATAATGATCGCAGAGTCGTTAAATTGGGCTTAACGAAAAAAGGTCGATTGCTTTATCGACTTCATGACAAGTTTCATCGAGATATGGTTAAAGAAACGTTAGAAGGCTTGAACCGAGAAGATGCAGAAATGTTGATCAAAGGCTTAGAGAATCTTCATATTTTCTTAGACCGCACAAAAAATAATTTATAA
- a CDS encoding DUF2187 family protein, with protein MGKVITEEIQSLVEVELRKGASKSRIATLLGVPYDEAIVIIDEIKASFRPDVGDRIIFSFRDEKMAGTIIKLLNNSAVVEIYWDNSSHKMKDIMESKTIVNFKDIEEFVSSEIE; from the coding sequence ATGGGGAAAGTTATTACCGAAGAAATTCAATCTTTAGTTGAAGTTGAACTTCGAAAAGGTGCCAGCAAATCAAGAATTGCCACCCTTTTAGGCGTACCATATGACGAAGCAATCGTTATAATTGACGAAATAAAAGCTTCATTTAGACCAGATGTAGGAGATAGAATTATCTTTTCATTCCGAGATGAAAAAATGGCCGGAACAATTATTAAATTATTAAATAATAGTGCCGTTGTAGAAATCTATTGGGATAATTCTTCTCATAAAATGAAGGACATAATGGAAAGCAAAACCATTGTTAACTTTAAAGATATCGAAGAATTTGTATCTAGTGAAATAGAATAA
- a CDS encoding MarR family winged helix-turn-helix transcriptional regulator, whose protein sequence is MEDSTKALKALTVLLKSSSSVLDVIKKDMIKYGLNPTEFSVLELLYSKGDQPIQYIGKKILLASSSITYVVDKLENKGFIQRCPSAKDRRVTNIAISEKGTAFMENAFPKHEELISSMFDVLNEEELTTLTELLKKVGYHASSFK, encoded by the coding sequence ATGGAAGACTCAACTAAAGCACTAAAAGCGTTAACCGTATTGTTAAAATCTTCTTCAAGTGTTCTAGATGTTATAAAAAAAGATATGATAAAATATGGATTAAATCCGACCGAATTTTCAGTTTTGGAGCTTCTTTATAGTAAAGGAGATCAGCCAATTCAATATATTGGAAAAAAAATATTATTAGCCAGTAGTAGTATTACGTATGTTGTAGACAAGTTAGAAAATAAAGGTTTTATACAACGCTGTCCTTCAGCCAAAGATCGACGTGTAACAAACATTGCCATATCTGAAAAAGGAACTGCTTTTATGGAAAATGCTTTTCCAAAACACGAAGAGTTGATTTCTAGTATGTTTGATGTGCTCAATGAAGAAGAACTAACTACTTTAACTGAATTATTAAAAAAAGTAGGATACCATGCTAGTTCATTTAAATAA
- a CDS encoding NADPH-dependent FMN reductase, which translates to MTKIGIITGSTRPGRNSLQVAQWVKELADKRGDAEYEIVDIAEYNLPLYNEPISAAYSQNYVTPEAIPWSKKIAELDGYVFITPEYNHGITSALKNAIDYLYPEWNNKAAGIVSYGSSGGVRAAEALRVVLAELQVASVRTHPAMSLFTDFVNMNEFKPADLHVASVNTLLDQVVAWSTALQPLRNKA; encoded by the coding sequence ATGACAAAAATTGGAATCATTACAGGTAGTACGCGTCCAGGACGGAATAGCTTGCAAGTCGCTCAATGGGTAAAAGAATTAGCTGACAAACGCGGAGATGCAGAATATGAAATTGTAGACATTGCAGAATACAATCTGCCTTTATACAATGAACCGATTTCTGCAGCATATAGTCAAAACTATGTTACACCAGAAGCCATTCCATGGTCTAAAAAAATAGCTGAGTTAGATGGTTATGTCTTTATTACTCCTGAATACAATCACGGTATTACATCGGCGTTAAAAAATGCAATTGATTATCTTTATCCTGAATGGAACAATAAAGCGGCAGGAATCGTTAGTTATGGTTCATCTGGTGGAGTAAGAGCTGCTGAGGCTTTACGAGTTGTTTTAGCTGAACTACAAGTTGCAAGCGTTCGTACACACCCAGCAATGTCTTTATTCACTGATTTTGTAAATATGAATGAATTCAAACCAGCTGATTTGCATGTAGCTTCAGTAAACACTTTATTAGACCAAGTTGTTGCATGGTCAACAGCGCTACAACCTTTAAGAAATAAGGCCTAA
- a CDS encoding CBS domain-containing protein, giving the protein MWLANQLEDETIYLKKTMVEEIVLEDTRKNNYLFIKKNMSVEIAADLLKNDRRLDALLITENGKVSESPLGIITPSDL; this is encoded by the coding sequence TTGTGGCTAGCGAATCAATTAGAAGACGAAACGATTTATTTGAAAAAAACGATGGTGGAAGAGATTGTTTTAGAAGATACAAGAAAAAATAATTATTTATTTATCAAAAAAAATATGTCTGTTGAGATTGCGGCAGATCTATTAAAAAATGATCGACGTTTGGATGCTTTACTTATAACAGAAAACGGTAAAGTATCAGAATCTCCTTTAGGTATTATTACTCCTTCAGATTTATAA
- a CDS encoding CBS domain-containing protein yields MNNAERFIASFNRIHNFLSFSDNEKEYKKPFYRLLDENEYRNPAVKKYKNDLQIFADLRNVMVHKKLIPNSYIAQPTDKVVKHIEQIEDEIKSPEKVYPLFKRDVVQFNFDNLFTQVLKTISERKFTHFPVYKDKKLIGLLTEKELHCG; encoded by the coding sequence ATGAATAATGCAGAACGCTTTATTGCGAGTTTTAATCGTATCCATAATTTCTTAAGCTTTTCAGATAATGAAAAAGAATATAAAAAGCCTTTTTACCGTTTATTAGATGAAAATGAATACCGCAATCCTGCCGTAAAAAAATATAAGAATGATCTACAAATTTTTGCCGATCTTAGAAATGTTATGGTACACAAAAAATTAATTCCAAATAGTTATATTGCTCAACCGACAGATAAAGTAGTCAAACACATTGAACAAATTGAAGATGAAATAAAAAGTCCTGAAAAAGTTTATCCATTATTTAAACGTGATGTCGTTCAGTTTAATTTCGATAATTTATTTACACAAGTGTTAAAAACCATTAGTGAAAGAAAATTCACTCATTTTCCGGTGTATAAAGACAAGAAATTGATTGGTTTATTAACGGAAAAGGAATTACATTGTGGCTAG
- a CDS encoding CDP-alcohol phosphatidyltransferase family protein translates to MKLQTKDFLTLPNILSYVRLLLIPVFMVQYLTATGIGDYYIAGIIIVFSGLTDLLDGYIARKFNQITELGKLLDPIADKLTQIAVIICLFVHYKKMWIIIALFVAKELFMAVNDFLLYRQGKKLDGAKWFGKVSTAVFYACMTFLVAFPSIQATTANSLMLITGFFLTLSFVLYGREFFTMYQKSSK, encoded by the coding sequence ATGAAACTACAAACAAAAGACTTTCTCACTCTTCCCAACATTTTATCGTATGTTCGTCTATTGCTCATCCCAGTCTTTATGGTGCAGTACTTGACAGCTACAGGTATAGGCGATTATTATATTGCTGGAATAATCATTGTTTTTTCAGGATTGACGGACTTACTAGATGGATACATTGCTCGAAAATTTAATCAAATCACAGAATTAGGAAAATTACTCGACCCGATTGCTGATAAGCTTACTCAAATAGCCGTCATTATTTGTTTATTCGTTCACTATAAAAAAATGTGGATCATTATTGCCTTGTTTGTAGCAAAAGAATTATTTATGGCTGTAAATGATTTTTTACTTTATCGACAAGGTAAGAAACTTGATGGTGCTAAATGGTTTGGGAAAGTATCTACTGCAGTATTCTATGCGTGTATGACATTTTTAGTGGCATTTCCTAGTATCCAAGCAACGACTGCAAATAGCTTAATGTTGATTACTGGTTTTTTCTTAACACTCTCATTTGTCTTATATGGGCGTGAATTCTTTACCATGTATCAAAAAAGTTCAAAGTAA
- a CDS encoding lipoprotein, whose protein sequence is MKKIITLFGAVVLLAGCDFIGGGSETTSSSEASSIATSESMMSSEMSSESSAVASSQSSIITTKESMVDSSATGETTTDMSIPLVPQKMELDQGLTLESDSVLQEIEMRMAESEDIGIENDVAIHFTGMYLDETGGMQAIFIIVNRMDVAMTNINITISFSTVDGAVILDKAPFYLTEESFGVLEPDTAMPIYLDIPPENEDAFFSTSDINNLVYTIDKFDFEEK, encoded by the coding sequence ATGAAAAAAATAATAACGCTTTTTGGAGCAGTTGTTTTGTTGGCAGGTTGTGATTTTATTGGGGGAGGTAGCGAAACAACATCTTCTAGTGAAGCAAGTTCGATAGCAACGAGTGAAAGTATGATGAGTTCCGAAATGTCCTCAGAGTCTTCGGCAGTTGCTAGTTCTCAATCAAGTATTATTACTACAAAAGAATCTATGGTAGATTCTAGTGCAACAGGTGAAACAACTACAGATATGTCTATTCCACTTGTACCTCAAAAAATGGAGTTAGACCAAGGTTTAACGCTTGAAAGTGATTCTGTATTACAAGAAATAGAAATGAGAATGGCAGAATCAGAAGATATTGGTATTGAAAATGATGTAGCCATACATTTCACTGGTATGTATTTAGATGAAACTGGAGGGATGCAAGCTATATTTATTATCGTTAACAGAATGGATGTAGCCATGACAAATATCAATATCACGATAAGTTTTAGTACAGTCGATGGCGCTGTTATATTAGATAAAGCACCTTTCTATCTAACAGAAGAATCTTTTGGAGTATTAGAACCGGATACTGCGATGCCGATTTACTTAGATATTCCACCTGAAAATGAAGATGCATTTTTCAGTACTTCTGATATCAATAATTTAGTTTACACAATTGACAAGTTTGATTTCGAAGAAAAATAG
- a CDS encoding DUF975 family protein — protein MERREIKRTAKKLLKGNWKVAILNLIIISVLTGAISQGIFTLIGSGSSFTMIDSVMQGNLDNSTMAVEPTITASLLTSLVSILVSFVSGLLNAGYAWNILDMVDGAKLTIEGMFQTFKKERIFKTTGLIIVTTILIMLWSLLFIIPGIIKSYSYSQALNLMKDNPSISIMEALDQSREMMKGNKWKFFLLQLSFLLWYIVPFVLFGLFTLGSIQTITARLEASPNEGIFVILGFLLAFLAILLFVILISFFIEPYRVTSQQVFYRSLTDSDVYNTERKKGDNQYNEDYEGKQLDDVDF, from the coding sequence ATGGAAAGACGTGAAATAAAAAGAACCGCAAAGAAATTATTAAAAGGAAATTGGAAAGTTGCTATTTTAAATTTAATTATTATTTCTGTTTTGACAGGCGCCATCAGCCAAGGTATTTTTACTTTGATTGGTTCTGGAAGCTCTTTTACAATGATTGATTCTGTCATGCAAGGTAATTTAGATAATTCAACAATGGCTGTTGAACCTACTATTACAGCTAGTTTATTAACGTCACTTGTTAGTATATTAGTCAGCTTCGTTTCTGGATTGTTGAATGCTGGTTATGCTTGGAATATTTTAGATATGGTGGATGGAGCAAAATTGACTATCGAAGGTATGTTTCAAACATTTAAAAAAGAACGTATCTTTAAAACAACCGGTTTGATTATTGTAACCACTATTTTGATTATGCTATGGTCATTATTATTTATCATACCAGGTATTATTAAAAGTTATAGCTACAGCCAAGCGTTGAACTTAATGAAAGATAATCCTTCTATTAGTATTATGGAGGCATTAGATCAAAGTCGAGAAATGATGAAAGGAAATAAATGGAAATTTTTCTTATTACAACTTTCATTCCTTTTGTGGTACATTGTACCGTTTGTTCTTTTTGGTTTATTTACATTAGGAAGTATTCAAACAATCACAGCAAGACTGGAAGCAAGTCCTAATGAGGGAATCTTTGTTATTTTAGGTTTCCTTCTGGCATTTTTAGCTATCTTGCTATTTGTTATTCTAATTTCTTTTTTCATCGAACCGTATAGAGTTACTTCTCAACAGGTCTTTTATCGCTCGTTAACGGATAGCGATGTGTACAATACTGAACGCAAAAAAGGTGACAATCAGTATAATGAGGATTATGAAGGCAAACAATTAGATGATGTCGACTTTTAA